One Glandiceps talaboti chromosome 2, keGlaTala1.1, whole genome shotgun sequence genomic region harbors:
- the LOC144453487 gene encoding uncharacterized protein LOC144453487 — MVCKMASTSFTSTTSGDITNGDVYTLIADCKKNKTFCTKNVANLLRNKFSVIGDSKAADITLFNKAKSIHGKVTQLNSNRSFSKKADFLNQTFRIPQQASFHRVETPKEICLSREKKNLKRSLDEALRDNDDLLAVVQYLEAQHEKLIGELQLVTTQMFDIMDI; from the coding sequence ATGGTATGCAAGATGGCATCGACATCATTTACTAGTACTACAAGTGGTGATATTACTAATGGAGATGTGTACACATTAATAGCTGATtgcaagaaaaacaaaacattctgCACAAAGAATGTGGCCAATCTGCTACGTAATAAGTTTTCAGTAATAGGTGATAGCAAGGCTGCTGACATAACCCTTTTCAACAAGGCAAAATCTATACATGGAAAAGTTACTCAACTCAACAGCAACAGAAGTTTCTCTAAAAAGGCAGATTTCTTAAACCAAACTTTTAGAATTCCACAACAAGCATCTTTTCATCGTGTAGAAACACCAAAGGAGATTTGTCTGTCACGTGAAAAAAAGAACTTGAAACGTTCACTTGATGAAGCTCTCAGAGACAATGATGATTTACTTGCAGTGGTCCAGTATCTAGAAGCTCAGCATGAGAAACTTATTGGAGAATTGCAGCTTGTCACCACGCAAATGTTTGACATCATGGACATCTGA